One window of the Epinephelus moara isolate mb chromosome 24, YSFRI_EMoa_1.0, whole genome shotgun sequence genome contains the following:
- the LOC126385615 gene encoding histone H2B 1.2-like, whose protein sequence is MPEPAKAPTKGAKKGVTKPPKGNKKRRSKKRRESYAIYVYKVLKQVHPDTGISSKAMGIMNSFVSDIFERIAGEASRLAHYNKRSTITSREIQTAVRLLLPGELAKHAVSEGTKAVTKYTSSK, encoded by the coding sequence ATGCCTGAGCCCGCCAAAGCACCCACTAAAGGCGCCAAGAAAGGCGTCACTAAACCGCCCAAGGGCAACAAGAAGCGGAGGTccaagaagaggagggagagctACGCCATCTACGTGTACAAGGTGCTGAAGCAGGTCCACCCCGACACCGGCATCTCCTCCAAGGCCATGGGCATCATGAACTCCTTCGTCAGCGACATCTTTGAGCGCATCGCCGGTGAGGCCTCCCGTCTGGCTCACTACAACAAGCGCTCCACCATCACTTCCAGGGAGATCCAGACCGCCGTCCGCCTGCTGCTGCCCGGGGAGCTGGCCAAGCACGCCGTGTCTGAGGGCACCAAGGCCGTCACCAAGTACACCAGCTCCAAGTAA